The Rhodoferax sediminis genome has a segment encoding these proteins:
- the queA gene encoding tRNA preQ1(34) S-adenosylmethionine ribosyltransferase-isomerase QueA — MHHSLPGAPRTFTLSDFDFALPPELIAQHPTAERSASRLLDGRGAAPVDRIFRDLPALLNPGDLMVFNDTQVIKARLFGEKPTGGKVELLVERVLSGNQVAAHMRVSKKPEPGTTLALAGGGGFRATLLGRWPDEQGAMFRFVLSNDAGDDPYALMERHGHVPLPPYITHTDSEEDERRYQTVFAKNPGAVAAPTAALHFDEALLAALDARGVQRASVTLHVGAGTFQPVKTEDLAQHQMHSEWYDVPEATQQAIQECRARGGRLIAIGTTTVRTLEAMAASGQTRGDTRIFITPGFDFKLIDGLITNFHLPKSTLMMLVSAFAGYEHIMALYHHAIESRYRFFSYGDAMLLTRQAPDHAAI, encoded by the coding sequence ATGCATCACTCACTCCCAGGCGCGCCGCGCACCTTCACCCTCAGCGATTTCGATTTCGCACTGCCCCCCGAACTGATTGCCCAGCACCCCACCGCCGAGCGCAGCGCCTCGCGCCTGCTCGACGGCCGCGGCGCGGCGCCGGTGGACCGCATCTTCCGCGACCTGCCCGCGCTGCTCAACCCCGGTGACTTGATGGTGTTCAATGACACCCAGGTCATCAAGGCGCGCCTGTTCGGCGAAAAACCGACCGGCGGCAAGGTGGAGCTGCTGGTCGAGCGCGTGCTGTCCGGCAACCAGGTGGCGGCGCACATGCGGGTGAGCAAAAAGCCGGAGCCTGGCACCACGCTGGCGCTGGCGGGTGGCGGCGGTTTTCGCGCCACGCTGCTCGGGCGCTGGCCGGACGAGCAAGGCGCCATGTTCCGGTTTGTGCTGTCCAACGATGCGGGCGACGACCCTTACGCCTTGATGGAGCGCCACGGCCACGTGCCGCTGCCCCCCTACATCACCCACACCGATTCGGAAGAGGACGAACGGCGCTACCAGACGGTGTTCGCCAAAAACCCGGGCGCGGTGGCGGCACCGACGGCCGCCCTGCACTTCGACGAAGCGCTGCTGGCCGCGCTCGACGCGCGCGGCGTGCAGCGCGCCAGCGTGACGCTGCACGTGGGCGCGGGCACCTTCCAGCCGGTGAAGACCGAGGACCTGGCGCAGCACCAGATGCACAGCGAGTGGTACGACGTGCCCGAGGCCACGCAGCAGGCTATCCAGGAGTGCCGCGCGCGCGGCGGGCGCCTCATCGCCATCGGCACGACCACGGTGCGCACGCTGGAAGCCATGGCCGCCAGCGGCCAGACTCGCGGCGACACGCGCATCTTCATCACGCCGGGGTTTGACTTCAAGTTGATTGACGGCCTGATTACCAACTTCCACCTGCCCAAGTCCACCCTGATGATGCTGGTCAGCGCCTTCGCCGGCTACGAGCACATCATGGCGCTGTACCACCACGCGATTGAATCGCGCTACCGATTTTTCAGCTATGGCGACGCCATGCTGCTCACCCGACAAGCCCCCGACCATGCTGCAATTTGA
- the tgt gene encoding tRNA guanosine(34) transglycosylase Tgt, whose protein sequence is MLQFELLKTDDAQGDYAGSHARRGRLTLNHGVVETPIFMPVGTYGTVKGVLPRSLEEMGAQIILGNTFHLWMRPGQDVMASFGGLHQFEKWSRPILTDSGGFQVWSLGEMRRITEEGVHFASPVNGDKLFMSPEVSMQIQTLLNSDIAMQLDECTPYETKGHITTEREARQSMEMSLRWATRSRDEFQRLQNPNALFGIVQGGMFENLREESLEQLVAMDFPGYAIGGVSVGEPKDEMLRIMAHTPHKLPAHKPRYLMGVGTPEDLVEGVAQGVDMFDCVMPTRNARNGTLFTRFGDLKIRNARHKTDHQPLDPSCTCHACAGASGVAWADGGRDGFSRAYQHHLDRCGEMLGPMLASIHNLHYYLNLMREVREALDGGRFGEFVRQFKADRARGV, encoded by the coding sequence ATGCTGCAATTTGAACTGCTCAAGACCGATGACGCACAGGGCGACTACGCCGGCTCGCACGCGCGCCGCGGCCGCCTCACGCTAAACCACGGCGTGGTCGAGACGCCCATCTTCATGCCGGTGGGCACCTACGGCACCGTCAAGGGCGTGCTGCCGCGCAGCCTCGAAGAGATGGGCGCGCAGATCATCCTCGGTAACACCTTCCACTTGTGGATGCGCCCGGGGCAGGACGTGATGGCGAGTTTTGGCGGGCTGCACCAGTTTGAGAAATGGAGCCGGCCGATCCTGACCGACTCGGGCGGCTTCCAGGTCTGGTCGCTGGGCGAGATGCGGAGAATCACCGAAGAAGGCGTGCACTTTGCGAGCCCCGTGAATGGCGACAAGCTGTTCATGTCGCCCGAGGTGAGCATGCAGATCCAGACGCTCCTGAACAGCGACATCGCGATGCAGCTGGACGAATGCACGCCGTACGAGACCAAGGGCCACATCACCACTGAGCGCGAGGCGCGCCAGTCGATGGAAATGAGCCTGCGCTGGGCCACGCGCAGCCGGGACGAGTTCCAGCGGCTGCAGAACCCGAATGCGCTGTTCGGTATCGTGCAGGGCGGCATGTTCGAGAACCTGCGCGAAGAATCACTGGAGCAACTCGTCGCGATGGACTTCCCCGGCTACGCAATCGGCGGCGTCAGCGTGGGCGAGCCCAAGGACGAGATGCTGCGCATCATGGCGCACACGCCGCACAAGCTGCCGGCGCACAAGCCGCGCTACCTGATGGGCGTGGGCACGCCCGAGGACTTGGTCGAAGGCGTGGCGCAGGGCGTGGACATGTTCGACTGCGTGATGCCCACGCGCAACGCGCGCAACGGCACGCTGTTCACGCGCTTCGGCGACCTGAAGATCCGCAACGCGCGCCACAAGACCGACCACCAGCCGCTGGACCCGAGTTGCACCTGCCACGCCTGCGCGGGCGCGTCTGGCGTCGCTTGGGCCGACGGTGGTCGCGACGGCTTTTCCCGCGCCTACCAGCACCACCTGGACCGCTGTGGCGAAATGCTCGGCCCCATGCTGGCCAGCATCCACAACCTGCACTACTACCTGAACCTGATGCGCGAGGTGCGCGAGGCGCTCGATGGGGGGCGGTTTGGTGAATTCGTGCGGCAGTTCAAGGCGGACCGGGCGCGCGGGGTTTAA
- a CDS encoding haloacid dehalogenase type II, with translation MASTGCESLKVLAFDVFGTVVDWHGGIAREVAALELAVDPDAFALAWRAGYQPAMRRVMSGELGWTLIDDLHRLILDDVLDQFHITHLTEAQKRHLNKAWHRLDAWPDAVEGLRRLKSKYIICTLSNGNIGLLTDMAKRAGLPWDCILSAEVFRKYKPDPAVYLGAAKVFDVAPDEVMLVAAHHDDLAAARACGLKTAYVERPAELGLAAIKDVSPDLRNTLHARDFLALSDRLGC, from the coding sequence ATGGCTTCTACGGGATGTGAATCGCTCAAGGTGCTGGCGTTCGATGTGTTCGGCACGGTGGTCGACTGGCATGGCGGCATCGCGCGCGAAGTCGCCGCGCTGGAGCTGGCCGTGGACCCCGACGCATTTGCGCTGGCCTGGCGCGCCGGCTACCAGCCGGCCATGCGCCGCGTCATGTCGGGCGAACTGGGCTGGACGCTGATCGACGACCTGCACCGCCTGATCCTGGACGACGTTCTCGACCAGTTCCACATCACGCACCTGACGGAAGCGCAAAAGCGCCACCTCAACAAGGCGTGGCACCGGCTCGACGCCTGGCCCGATGCGGTCGAAGGCTTGCGTCGGCTGAAGTCGAAATACATCATTTGCACGCTGTCCAACGGCAATATCGGCCTGCTGACCGACATGGCGAAACGGGCCGGCCTGCCGTGGGATTGCATCCTGTCCGCCGAGGTCTTCAGAAAGTACAAGCCCGACCCGGCCGTTTACCTCGGGGCCGCCAAGGTCTTCGACGTTGCGCCTGACGAGGTCATGCTGGTGGCGGCGCACCACGACGATCTGGCGGCGGCGCGCGCCTGCGGCCTGAAGACGGCTTACGTCGAACGCCCTGCGGAATTGGGGCTCGCCGCGATTAAGGATGTTTCGCCCGACCTGCGCAATACGCTGCATGCGCGCGACTTCCTGGCGCTCTCGGACCGGCTGGGATGTTGA
- the fusA gene encoding elongation factor G produces MTRKTPIERYRNIGISAHIDAGKTTTTERILFYTGVNYKLGEVHEGTATMDWMEQEQERGITITSAATTAFWKGMAGNYPEHRINIIDTPGHVDFTIEVERSMRVLDGAVMVYDAVGGVQPQSETVWRQANKYQVPRIAFVNKMDRVGADFLRVQRQIGERLKGVAVPVQIPIGAEEHFQGVVDLVKMKAILWDDTSQGVHFEYADIPADLLATATQWRDKMIEAAAEGSEALLEKYLAGTALSEDEIKQGLRQRTVSNQIVPMLCGSAFKNKGVQALLDAILDYLPSPVDVPAIRGHSEDDKEIERHPADNEPFSALAFKIMTDPFVGQLIFFRVYSGVVKTGDTVYIPGKTRKERLGRILQMHANVRQEIKEVQAGDIAAAVGLKDVTTGDTLCDPDKVIILERMIFPEPVISQAVEPKTQVDQEKMGIALHRLAQEDPSFRVQTDEESGQTIISGMGELHLEILVDRMRREFGVEATVGKPQVAYRETIKQAVKDVEGKFIKQSGGRGQYGHAVLNLEPQAPGKGYEFVDAIKGGVIPREFIPAVDKGIQESLKAGVLAGYPVVDVKATLVFGSSHDVDSNENAFRMAGSIAFKDAMRRARPILLEPMMAVEVEVPEDFMGNVIGDLSTRRGMIQGMEDIAGGGGKLVRAEVPLAEMFGYSTTLRSLTQGRATYTMEFRHYAETPPNISEAVIRGQSSR; encoded by the coding sequence ATGACCCGCAAAACACCCATCGAACGCTATCGCAACATCGGCATTTCGGCCCATATCGACGCCGGCAAGACCACGACCACCGAGCGCATCCTGTTCTACACCGGCGTGAACTACAAGCTGGGCGAGGTGCATGAGGGCACCGCCACCATGGACTGGATGGAGCAGGAGCAGGAGCGCGGCATCACCATCACCTCAGCCGCGACCACGGCGTTCTGGAAGGGCATGGCCGGCAACTATCCCGAGCACCGCATCAACATCATCGACACGCCCGGTCACGTGGATTTCACGATCGAGGTCGAGCGCTCCATGCGCGTGCTCGACGGTGCCGTGATGGTGTACGACGCGGTCGGTGGCGTGCAGCCGCAGTCGGAAACCGTCTGGCGCCAGGCCAACAAGTACCAGGTGCCGCGCATCGCCTTCGTCAACAAGATGGACCGCGTGGGTGCCGACTTCCTGCGCGTGCAGCGCCAGATCGGCGAGCGCCTGAAGGGCGTGGCCGTGCCGGTGCAGATTCCGATCGGCGCCGAAGAGCACTTCCAGGGTGTGGTCGACCTTGTGAAGATGAAGGCGATCCTGTGGGACGACACCAGCCAGGGCGTGCATTTCGAATACGCCGACATCCCCGCCGATCTGCTCGCCACGGCCACCCAGTGGCGCGACAAGATGATCGAAGCGGCCGCCGAAGGCAGCGAGGCCTTGCTGGAGAAATACCTGGCCGGCACGGCTTTGAGCGAGGACGAAATCAAACAGGGCCTGCGCCAGCGCACGGTGAGCAACCAGATCGTTCCCATGCTGTGCGGCAGCGCGTTCAAGAACAAGGGCGTGCAGGCGCTGCTCGACGCCATCCTCGACTACCTGCCCTCGCCCGTCGATGTGCCCGCGATCCGGGGCCACAGCGAGGACGACAAGGAGATCGAGCGGCACCCGGCCGACAACGAACCGTTCTCCGCGCTGGCGTTCAAGATCATGACGGATCCGTTCGTCGGGCAGCTGATCTTCTTTCGCGTCTATTCGGGCGTGGTCAAGACCGGCGACACGGTGTACATCCCCGGCAAGACGCGCAAAGAGCGACTCGGACGGATCCTGCAGATGCATGCCAACGTGCGCCAGGAAATCAAGGAAGTGCAAGCGGGCGACATCGCGGCCGCGGTCGGTCTGAAGGACGTGACGACCGGCGACACGCTGTGCGACCCGGACAAGGTCATCATCCTCGAGCGCATGATCTTTCCCGAGCCGGTGATCTCGCAGGCCGTCGAGCCCAAGACCCAGGTCGACCAGGAAAAGATGGGGATCGCGCTGCATCGTCTCGCGCAGGAAGACCCGTCGTTTCGAGTGCAGACCGACGAGGAATCGGGCCAGACCATCATCTCGGGCATGGGCGAGCTGCACCTGGAGATTCTGGTGGACCGAATGCGGCGCGAGTTCGGCGTCGAGGCCACGGTCGGCAAGCCGCAGGTTGCGTACCGCGAGACCATCAAGCAGGCGGTTAAAGACGTCGAAGGCAAGTTCATCAAGCAGTCGGGCGGGCGCGGCCAGTACGGCCACGCGGTGCTGAACCTGGAACCGCAAGCCCCGGGCAAGGGCTATGAATTCGTCGATGCGATCAAGGGCGGCGTGATCCCGCGCGAATTCATTCCGGCGGTGGACAAGGGCATCCAGGAGAGCCTGAAGGCCGGCGTGCTCGCAGGCTACCCGGTGGTCGACGTCAAGGCCACGCTGGTGTTCGGCTCGTCCCACGATGTCGACTCGAACGAGAACGCGTTTCGCATGGCCGGCTCGATTGCCTTCAAGGACGCCATGCGCCGCGCGCGGCCCATCCTGCTGGAACCGATGATGGCGGTCGAGGTCGAGGTGCCGGAGGACTTCATGGGCAACGTGATCGGCGACCTGTCGACGCGCCGCGGCATGATCCAGGGCATGGAGGACATCGCGGGCGGCGGCGGCAAGCTGGTGCGCGCCGAGGTGCCGCTGGCCGAAATGTTCGGCTACTCGACCACGCTGCGCTCGCTCACGCAGGGCCGCGCCACCTACACCATGGAGTTCAGGCACTACGCGGAGACGCCGCCGAATATTTCCGAGGCGGTCATCCGCGGCCAGAGCAGCCGGTAG
- a CDS encoding TonB-dependent receptor, whose amino-acid sequence MHSFQLRPLVFCLSGMLTSLGAWAAPPADVPPAADDAGTLSTVDITVQQSKKTGIDLTPKVGTTVYRIDRSLIDSLGQGDATPFDEVLLRVPGVSKDSTASGSIHVRDDHGNVQYRINGVELPESISGFGQSIDTRYVQSVDFLTGALPAQYGLRTAGIVDIQTKEGLAKPGGSLGLVLGSHNTQEENASFYGAKGNLSYYLSGSLVSNDNGIENPQPTLNPQNDHTRQGKTFGNFSYFVDDSTRIGFMFGTYNGKFQIPTNPGQMPSYSLTGFSDTATGFNALPSSDVREQQTEVNRFAVLSFQKSLDKLDYQISAFHQYSDLHYLPDPVGDLIYNGVASNTLRSNTANGLQFDASYKASSDHMLRFGSAYTRQATRSDNSVAVFPVGADGSQSGSDPLTITDNSGKIGQLFSLYAQDEWRLNPKLTLNYGLRFDAVNAFTTEHQLSPRVNLAYKLTEATALHAGYARYFTPPPQELASQASINLYTGTTNQPEVSSSDPVKAERTDYFDVGASHKVNDRLTLSADAYYKNIRNLLDEGQFGQALILSPFNYAKGYARGLELSARYDAAHWASYVNFAVQRAQGSNIISSQSLFGAAELAYIASHYIYLDHNQTYTLSAGTSYRFGDNQVSGDLLFGSGLRNTPEGGAPNSGTLPGYTVVNAAFMHTWKQAEGDLQGRVSLLNVFDRTYLLRDGTGVGVGAPQYGLRRSLYVSLSKHF is encoded by the coding sequence ATGCATTCGTTTCAATTGCGTCCGCTTGTTTTTTGTCTGTCGGGCATGTTGACCAGCCTGGGGGCGTGGGCCGCACCGCCCGCCGATGTGCCACCCGCGGCCGATGACGCCGGCACACTCTCCACGGTGGATATCACCGTGCAGCAGTCGAAAAAAACCGGCATCGACCTGACCCCGAAGGTGGGCACCACGGTGTACCGCATCGACCGCTCGCTCATCGACTCGCTGGGGCAGGGCGACGCCACACCGTTCGACGAGGTCCTGCTGCGCGTGCCCGGCGTTTCCAAGGACTCGACCGCCTCCGGCTCCATCCACGTGCGCGACGACCATGGCAACGTGCAGTACCGCATCAATGGCGTGGAATTGCCGGAAAGCATTTCCGGTTTCGGCCAGTCGATCGATACGCGCTACGTGCAGTCGGTGGACTTTCTGACCGGTGCGCTGCCCGCGCAGTACGGCCTGCGCACGGCGGGCATTGTCGATATCCAGACCAAGGAAGGCCTGGCCAAGCCCGGCGGCTCGCTGGGGCTGGTGCTCGGCAGCCACAACACCCAGGAAGAGAATGCGTCGTTCTACGGCGCGAAAGGCAACCTGAGCTACTACCTGTCGGGCAGTCTGGTGTCGAACGACAACGGCATCGAGAATCCGCAGCCCACCCTGAACCCGCAAAACGACCACACGCGCCAGGGCAAGACGTTTGGCAATTTCTCGTACTTCGTGGACGACAGCACCCGCATCGGCTTCATGTTCGGCACGTACAACGGGAAGTTCCAGATCCCCACCAATCCCGGCCAGATGCCGAGCTACTCGCTGACGGGGTTCAGCGACACCGCGACAGGCTTCAACGCCCTGCCGTCAAGCGACGTGCGGGAGCAGCAAACCGAAGTCAACCGGTTTGCCGTGCTGTCGTTCCAGAAGTCCCTGGACAAGCTCGACTACCAGATATCGGCGTTCCACCAGTACTCGGACCTGCACTATCTGCCCGATCCCGTGGGCGATCTGATCTACAACGGCGTCGCCTCCAACACGCTGCGCTCGAACACGGCCAACGGCCTGCAATTCGATGCGTCGTACAAGGCCAGTTCGGACCATATGCTGCGCTTCGGCTCCGCCTATACGCGCCAGGCCACGCGAAGCGACAACTCGGTGGCGGTTTTCCCGGTCGGCGCCGACGGCAGCCAGTCCGGCAGCGATCCGCTGACGATCACCGACAACTCGGGCAAGATCGGGCAGCTGTTCAGCCTGTACGCGCAGGACGAGTGGCGGCTCAACCCCAAGCTGACGCTGAATTACGGGCTGCGCTTCGATGCCGTGAACGCTTTCACGACGGAGCACCAGCTCAGCCCGCGCGTCAACCTGGCCTACAAGCTGACGGAGGCCACCGCCCTGCATGCAGGTTACGCGCGCTACTTCACGCCGCCGCCGCAGGAGCTGGCCTCCCAGGCCAGCATCAATCTTTATACGGGTACCACCAACCAGCCCGAGGTCAGCAGCTCCGATCCGGTGAAGGCGGAGCGCACCGACTATTTCGATGTCGGCGCGTCGCACAAGGTGAACGACAGGCTCACGCTGTCGGCAGATGCCTACTACAAGAACATCAGGAACCTGCTGGACGAAGGCCAGTTCGGGCAGGCGCTGATTTTGTCCCCCTTCAACTACGCCAAAGGCTACGCGCGCGGACTCGAGCTGTCGGCCCGGTACGACGCTGCGCACTGGGCCAGCTATGTGAATTTCGCGGTTCAAAGAGCGCAGGGCAGCAACATCATTTCCAGCCAGTCCCTATTCGGTGCGGCCGAGCTGGCCTACATTGCCAGTCACTACATCTACCTCGATCACAACCAGACCTACACGCTGTCGGCGGGCACCAGCTACCGGTTCGGCGACAACCAGGTCAGCGGCGACCTGCTGTTCGGCAGCGGGCTGCGCAATACGCCCGAGGGGGGAGCGCCGAACAGCGGCACCTTGCCGGGCTACACCGTGGTCAACGCGGCCTTCATGCACACCTGGAAGCAGGCCGAGGGCGACCTGCAGGGGCGGGTCTCGCTGCTGAATGTGTTCGACAGAACCTACCTGCTGCGCGATGGCACGGGCGTCGGCGTCGGTGCACCGCAGTACGGCCTGCGGCGCAGCCTCTACGTGAGCCTGAGCAAGCACTTTTGA
- a CDS encoding FAD-dependent oxidoreductase, with amino-acid sequence MTTASSFPDKVPVVIAGGGPVGLSLAALLARHGVACLVLEADASYCEGSRAICISRRSQEILGWVGADRPLVDKGLSWVGGRSYFQGTEVLHFKMPSEPTERFAPMVNIQQYYIEQYAHAAAARIGGVDVRWSARVTQVRPQAAGVDVDFETADGATHSVHTDWLVACDGGRSTVREQLGLQLEGMQYEGRYVIVDIEQDTQRAVERLAWFDPPSNPGSTILMHRQPDNVWRIDYQVADHEDPVEAVKPENVLPRVQAHLDMIGETAPWKPLWISIYNAKCLTLPNYRHGRVLFAGDTAHLVPIFGVRGLNSGLDDAGNLAWKLALVQQGHASQALLDSYSVERVLATRENIAYGAKSTEFMAPPHHGFALMREAALRLATVAPSVRPLINPRQSAPIEYAGSPLNQPERAGAFAGSAHAGLPAPEASLQTLQGPGHLTTLFGTCFVALYFSSEPDVPATLQQFAGTGRAGAAALRLVRVAARGAANADTVVDALGQAWQRYDAAEGTLYLIRPDGYVMGRWRDAAASPAPITAALARVLTETPHE; translated from the coding sequence ATGACGACCGCCTCTTCCTTCCCCGACAAAGTCCCGGTGGTCATTGCCGGTGGCGGCCCGGTCGGCCTGTCGCTGGCGGCGCTGCTGGCACGCCACGGCGTCGCCTGCCTCGTGCTGGAGGCCGATGCGTCGTACTGCGAGGGGAGCCGGGCCATCTGCATCTCGCGCCGCTCGCAGGAAATCCTCGGCTGGGTCGGCGCCGACCGTCCCCTGGTCGACAAGGGCCTGTCGTGGGTCGGCGGGCGCAGCTACTTCCAGGGCACCGAAGTGCTGCATTTCAAAATGCCGAGCGAGCCCACCGAGCGCTTCGCGCCGATGGTCAACATCCAGCAGTACTACATCGAGCAGTACGCGCACGCGGCGGCGGCGCGCATCGGCGGGGTCGATGTGCGCTGGTCGGCCCGCGTGACGCAGGTGCGACCTCAGGCCGCAGGCGTGGACGTTGATTTTGAAACGGCGGATGGCGCCACGCACAGCGTGCACACCGACTGGCTGGTCGCCTGCGACGGCGGGCGCAGCACGGTGCGCGAGCAACTGGGCCTGCAGCTCGAGGGCATGCAGTACGAGGGGCGCTACGTGATCGTGGACATCGAGCAGGACACGCAGCGCGCCGTGGAGCGCCTGGCCTGGTTCGACCCGCCGTCCAATCCGGGCTCCACCATCCTGATGCACCGCCAGCCCGACAACGTCTGGCGCATCGACTACCAGGTTGCCGATCACGAGGATCCGGTGGAGGCGGTCAAACCCGAGAACGTGCTGCCGCGCGTGCAGGCGCACCTGGACATGATCGGCGAGACGGCGCCCTGGAAGCCTCTGTGGATTTCTATCTACAACGCCAAATGCCTGACGCTGCCGAACTACCGGCACGGCCGCGTGCTGTTCGCGGGCGATACGGCGCACCTGGTGCCGATTTTTGGCGTGCGCGGCCTCAACTCGGGGCTGGACGATGCCGGCAACCTGGCCTGGAAGCTGGCCCTGGTGCAGCAGGGTCACGCCAGCCAGGCGCTGCTGGACAGCTACTCCGTGGAGCGCGTTCTGGCAACGCGCGAGAACATCGCCTACGGCGCCAAGAGCACCGAATTCATGGCCCCGCCGCACCACGGCTTTGCGCTGATGCGAGAGGCCGCGTTGCGGCTGGCAACGGTGGCACCCAGCGTGCGCCCGCTGATCAACCCGCGCCAGTCGGCGCCGATCGAGTATGCGGGCTCGCCCCTGAACCAGCCGGAGCGCGCTGGCGCCTTTGCGGGCAGCGCCCATGCCGGCCTGCCGGCGCCCGAGGCCTCGCTGCAAACCCTGCAGGGCCCGGGGCACCTGACGACACTGTTCGGCACGTGTTTTGTGGCACTGTACTTCTCCAGCGAGCCCGATGTGCCCGCGACCTTGCAGCAGTTTGCCGGCACCGGGCGCGCGGGCGCTGCCGCGCTGCGCCTGGTGCGCGTGGCGGCCCGGGGCGCTGCGAACGCCGACACGGTCGTCGATGCGCTCGGGCAGGCCTGGCAGCGCTACGACGCGGCCGAAGGCACGCTCTATCTGATCCGGCCCGATGGCTACGTCATGGGGCGCTGGCGCGACGCCGCAGCGTCGCCCGCCCCCATTACTGCGGCGCTTGCACGTGTCCTGACGGAGACCCCCCATGAGTGA
- a CDS encoding Bug family tripartite tricarboxylate transporter substrate binding protein, giving the protein MQAVTTLIRQFLCVGLLAVAASASAQTYPTKPIEWVVPYPAGGGTDVVARMLADAMGKTLGQTLIITNKPGAATNIGADYVAHARADGYTLLSADTGTLAANPALYRKLNYSAEKDFAPVGLMARFPMILVVNTKVPVKNLKEFIAWAKSQSDGANFATPGSGSPHHLATELFGQQAGLKLTHIPYRGAAPAIQDVVGGQVPFMFVDTASGSSFIAAGKLRPIGIASARRVKNFDTIPTLAEQGLKGFEAYAWQGLVVPAATPADIVARLNKALVQALDSTDVKARFQTLGLEAIPSTPVQMAAYTRSERDKWGAVIRASGIKLD; this is encoded by the coding sequence ATGCAAGCTGTCACCACCCTGATCCGGCAATTCCTGTGCGTTGGCCTGCTGGCGGTCGCCGCCTCGGCATCCGCTCAAACCTACCCGACCAAACCAATTGAATGGGTGGTGCCATATCCCGCAGGCGGTGGCACCGACGTGGTGGCGCGCATGCTGGCAGACGCCATGGGCAAGACGCTGGGCCAGACCCTCATCATCACCAACAAGCCGGGCGCCGCCACCAACATCGGCGCGGACTATGTGGCCCATGCCAGGGCCGATGGCTACACCCTGCTGTCCGCCGACACGGGAACGCTGGCAGCCAACCCGGCGCTGTACCGCAAGCTCAACTACAGCGCGGAGAAGGACTTTGCCCCGGTCGGGCTAATGGCGCGCTTCCCGATGATTCTGGTGGTGAACACCAAGGTTCCGGTAAAGAATCTCAAGGAGTTCATCGCCTGGGCCAAAAGCCAGAGTGACGGAGCCAACTTCGCCACACCGGGCTCGGGCAGCCCGCACCATCTGGCTACGGAATTGTTTGGCCAGCAGGCCGGCTTGAAGTTGACGCATATCCCCTACCGCGGCGCCGCCCCCGCCATCCAGGACGTGGTCGGCGGCCAGGTGCCCTTCATGTTCGTCGACACGGCCAGCGGCTCCTCCTTCATCGCCGCCGGCAAACTGCGCCCGATCGGCATTGCCAGCGCGCGGCGGGTGAAGAATTTCGACACCATTCCCACACTCGCCGAGCAGGGTCTGAAGGGTTTTGAAGCCTATGCCTGGCAGGGGCTGGTGGTACCGGCCGCCACCCCGGCGGACATCGTGGCCAGGCTGAACAAGGCACTGGTGCAGGCGCTGGACTCGACCGACGTGAAGGCGCGCTTCCAGACCCTGGGCCTCGAAGCCATTCCCAGCACCCCGGTGCAGATGGCGGCCTACACCAGGAGCGAACGCGACAAATGGGGCGCCGTGATCCGCGCCAGCGGCATCAAACTGGATTGA
- a CDS encoding MarR family winged helix-turn-helix transcriptional regulator produces the protein MHRLPSAHLNPDAAPPLERTLTYRLHLLHKLTDLGSQRAYAADAGLSLSDGRCLAAIGAFAPLSVNDLAHKANLNKGQASRAAQSLVEQGLVRKADNASDGRGVVLTLTPAGRQAWRRAMRVIGQRNEAIFGCLPAAEQAQLSQLFDRLIQQAQMLNTVSTPV, from the coding sequence GTGCACCGCCTGCCGTCCGCCCACCTGAATCCGGACGCCGCGCCGCCGCTGGAGCGGACGCTGACGTACCGGCTGCACCTGCTGCACAAGCTGACCGACCTGGGCAGTCAGCGCGCCTATGCGGCCGATGCCGGGCTGTCCCTGAGCGACGGACGCTGCCTGGCGGCGATCGGCGCGTTTGCGCCCTTGTCGGTGAATGATCTGGCCCACAAGGCCAACCTCAACAAGGGTCAGGCCAGCCGGGCCGCGCAATCGCTGGTGGAGCAGGGGCTGGTGCGCAAGGCCGACAATGCAAGCGATGGCCGCGGCGTGGTGTTGACCCTCACGCCTGCGGGTCGCCAGGCCTGGCGACGTGCGATGCGCGTCATCGGGCAACGAAACGAGGCCATTTTTGGCTGCCTGCCGGCCGCGGAGCAGGCGCAGTTGAGCCAGCTCTTCGACCGCCTGATCCAGCAGGCTCAGATGCTGAACACCGTCAGCACGCCGGTGTAG